The Pricia mediterranea genome includes a window with the following:
- a CDS encoding cupin domain-containing protein yields the protein MDRTRFLRTSGFGLGFALFPGMVQCQSSSDNGYAVGKVDPKIVGDTEGAILNVIGDIQTHKLTGTDTGNQVVEWVDDVEPGVGIPPHVHTSEDEIFRVIRGQIEIMIAGKTTILNEGDIAFAPKEVPHSWKVVGTEKAKMITSAFPAGIENMFYELADLPPGPPDFEKVAKICGNYGVRFV from the coding sequence ATGGACAGAACAAGATTTTTAAGAACTTCGGGGTTCGGATTAGGCTTCGCCCTGTTTCCCGGCATGGTACAATGCCAATCTTCTTCCGATAACGGGTACGCTGTAGGAAAAGTCGATCCAAAAATCGTCGGAGATACCGAGGGTGCAATTTTGAACGTAATCGGCGATATTCAGACGCATAAGTTGACCGGTACTGATACGGGAAACCAGGTTGTCGAATGGGTAGATGATGTTGAGCCCGGCGTAGGGATACCACCCCATGTCCATACCAGTGAAGATGAAATATTCAGGGTAATCAGGGGGCAGATAGAAATTATGATAGCCGGGAAGACAACTATCCTTAATGAAGGAGATATTGCCTTTGCTCCCAAAGAAGTACCACACTCATGGAAAGTGGTCGGAACCGAAAAGGCCAAGATGATTACCTCCGCTTTCCCCGCAGGTATCGAAAACATGTTCTATGAATTGGCCGACCTTCCGCCCGGGCCGCCCGATTTTGAAAAGGTAGCAAAAATCTGTGGCAATTACGGGGTCAGATTCGTGTAA
- a CDS encoding helix-turn-helix domain-containing protein → MKSESVKISPILKNISSAKNSTCFTVCWIKSTVATIEIDRTPYSNVSNTIFFLDPKFHWSISKKDNNGSSGYLLSLPRTLLNNPILSKLHINTVRVFSSGEIPLFKLSPTIEKRTQAILEMIDELLGSDLNHKDDAILALLKTFFVYCDGQCNIKSNLSNENAKANLVYKFKQLVNKYLFEHHDVTSYANLLHVSPRYLNECVQDILTVSAKAIIIEQLMMRSRHALKFSDKTLKEISFELGFSSPDYFSQFFKTHTGFAPSTLRKG, encoded by the coding sequence ATGAAATCCGAATCCGTCAAAATATCACCGATTCTTAAAAACATTTCGTCTGCCAAGAACTCGACTTGTTTTACGGTGTGCTGGATCAAAAGTACCGTTGCAACGATCGAAATCGACCGGACACCTTATTCCAACGTATCAAATACCATTTTTTTTCTGGATCCGAAGTTTCATTGGTCCATCTCTAAAAAAGACAATAATGGCTCCTCAGGTTACCTCTTGAGCTTGCCCCGCACGCTTCTAAATAACCCTATTTTAAGTAAGCTTCACATCAATACAGTACGGGTTTTCAGTTCGGGAGAAATTCCCTTGTTTAAATTGAGTCCGACTATTGAGAAAAGGACCCAGGCGATACTGGAGATGATCGATGAGCTTTTGGGATCGGACCTAAATCATAAGGATGATGCCATTTTGGCCCTTTTAAAAACCTTTTTCGTTTACTGTGATGGACAATGCAACATAAAATCAAACCTTTCCAATGAGAATGCGAAAGCCAACCTGGTCTATAAATTCAAGCAACTCGTAAACAAATATCTATTCGAACATCACGATGTAACCTCCTATGCCAACCTCCTTCATGTTTCACCGAGATACCTTAACGAATGTGTTCAAGACATACTGACCGTAAGCGCAAAAGCTATCATTATCGAGCAGCTGATGATGCGATCAAGACATGCATTGAAATTTTCGGACAAAACCCTTAAGGAAATCAGTTTTGAACTCGGTTTCTCATCCCCTGATTATTTCAGTCAATTTTTTAAGACCCATACCGGATTTGCTCCATCCACTCTCAGAAAAGGATAA